The nucleotide sequence CCGGCAGCAAGACCTGTTCAGCCTCCGATGCAGGAGGAAGGCCTTTGATCGCCTGGCACAGTTGATCGACGGCGCGCGTGAAGCCTTCCCTTGAGCCGAATGCCCCCGGATCGATCGCCATGACGAGACCATTGAGGCCGGCATCCGCTCCGCCATTCAAGGACGCGCTGATGATGGGATTGGCAACAAGGACGCTGGACAGGATCTCGATCATCAGCGAGAGGCCCGAACCTTTGGGGCCGGCCATCGGCAACACCGCCTTGACCGCCTTGGGGTCGGTGGTGTCGGCACCATTCTCGTCGACGCCCCAACCTGGCGGGATAGCCTTGCCTGCATCTTTTGCCGCCATGATCTTGCCGAGGGCAACTGCGGCAGTGGACATGTCCAGCAAGACAGGGCGGCCGGGGCTTCCGGTCGGCGCGGCGATCGCAATCGGATTCGTTGAAACGCCCTCCGCCCTGGATCCGAAATAAATCATGAGCGGCTTCGATGCCGTCATGACAATGCCAATCATTCCGGCCTGGGCGACCTTGTCCGCGTAATAGCCGATGGCGCCGGCATGCGTGATGTTCTTCGCAGAGCACCAGCCGATGCCGCTCCTCGAAGCCAACGCGATTGCCTTTTCCGCCGCCAGCATCATGCCTACGGCACCCGGCGCACGGTCGGCGTCGAGGACGGCAACGACGCCGAGATCGGTGACGAACTGCGGCTCGGCCCTGGGATTGACGATTCCGAGCTCGACCATCTCCACGTAGCGGGGAATGCGCAGCACGCCGTGAGAATCCGCGCCACGCAGGTTGGCCCAAACCAAAAGATCAGCCGTCTGTGCGGCGTGGTCGGGCGCAAATCCGCCCGCCTGCAGCAGATCCGCGGCAAAGGCGCGAAGCGTGTCGCTGTCGACGATCCGCCTGCCGGTCGGTTTCATGGTCACCACGCCCCGAGCGGCGAAGGAAAGAATTTGTCGAGCCACCCCTTGATCATGGCCTTGGTGCGCGGTGCGTCCTGTTCGGAGAGCGGAAAGTGCGACGTTCCGGTAATCAGCATCAGTTCGGCCGGCATGCCGGCCTTCTCGAACATGCGGATCGATTGCTCCGTCGGGGTGATGCTGTCGTTCGCCGTGTGGAAGAACAGCACCGGCCGTGGCGCGATATTGGCGACGACGTCGTCCGCGCGGAAATTGTACATGCTCCATGCCGTTTCCACGGGGATCTCCATGATCGCCCTGGGCGAGAGATTTTTGCGCAAAGGCTTCGGAATCGGCACCGCGTCGAAGCGCGAGATCCACATGCTTTCGCCGGTTTCCTTCTTGTGCTTGCGGCCTTTCTCCAGAAGGCCCGTGAACTTTTCCCAGGCCTCCGGTGTCGGGTGCTGTCCGCGAAACTTCCGTTCCCCGTCGCCCCAGCCGCAGGAAGAGATCACGCAGGCAAAACGTTCGTCGATGCCGGCGGAGTAGACCGCAACCGCGGCCCCGAAGCTGTGCCCGACAACTCCAATTCTGGCAGGGTCGATCTCTTCCCGGCCGGCAAGAAAGGTCAGCGCATTCTTCGCGTCAGCGACCTGGTCGAAGCAGCGCACTTGCGCCCGCTCGCCCTCGCTTTCGCCGCAGCAACGAAAATCGAACCGAAGGGCCGCGTAGCCCATACTCTCGAGCATTCTCGCCTGTATCTCGGCGTGGGACTCATCCTTCGACCCGACAAACCCGTGCAGGACGACGAAGGCGGGCAAGCGTTGACCCGGCTTGCGCCCTTCGGGCACGTGCAGCACCGCCGACAGCTTCAAGCCGTCGGAAAAAAACGATAACTTCTCTTGCATCGATGATCTCCGGAAAACTTGGTCAGGCGCGCATTGGCGGAACCGCCCCTAAGGAGCGGAACGAGAGCCGCGACATTCAGGCAATCTTCGCGAACGGGAAGCGGTATTCCCTCCATTCCAGCGGGGCCGGCGTACCCCACACATTCAAGCAGCGGACGTTGTCGGGACGCGCCAGATTGGTAATGACGTTCGGGACGAAGCCATCGTCGTCTGCAATCAGCGCCATCTGCGCCGAGCACTCGATCATCGCGCCGCTGACATCGGTGTAGTAGGCGTAAGTGTTGTCGCCGGGGCGGTGTCGACCGGGGCCCCACAACATCTGCCTGTCGAAGCGATCGAGCAGATCGCCAAGCTTCAGATAGTCGTTGAACTCGAACAGTTCGAAGGAATAGTGATGGAGCCCGACCTCACCCTTCACGATGCCCAGGATGTGATGCTGGCGGTTGCCGCCATACATCCAGCTAAGGCTGTCGTTCACCATCCGCTCCGAAAGCTTCATTCCACCAATGGCGCTCAACTGCCTGCGCGTGGCCTCGGGGTCGGGCGAGATCAGGTTCGCGTGGTCCATCCGGCTCGGGCCGACGCCATGCGTGGGATGACGCCGGTCGTAAATCCCGTTGCGGATCGGCGTATGAATTTCGAAGCGGAGGCCTTCGGGGGTAGCGAAGGTCACGCCGGCCTTGATGCACGCCAGGCTCGGCTGGCGTGAAAGGATCCGGCAGCCCGCGGCCTCGATGCGCGTCTCCGCTTCGCGCACGGCGTCAGCCGTCAGGGCCTCGAGGCCGATCGTGTGGGCGGAATTTTCGTCGGACTTCACAAGAACCAGTTCGGCGGCCCGCCCGTTCGAACTAAGCCACACCTGTTGATCGTCCCTGTGCTTGACATGCAGCCCCAGGATTTCGGTGGCGTCGCGGACGACTCCATCAGTATCCGTGGCGTTGATTTTGATGTGCCCTAGGGCGTGAACGAGGTGCGACATCACCATCTCCCAGCAAAGCCGTTTCTGTTATCTACACCGCCTATCGCATTTGCCGCCCGGACTCAACGATTTTCGAAAATTTTTCGTAGGCCTTGAATTGACGAATCCCAGCGCTGTGGCGCATTAGCCGAGGCTAGGGCTTTGCAGCGCGCCCATCGCCGCGGCCTCGAATATCGCCTATTTACGGAAAATTACTATTATTTCGAAAATTATATGCCAGACGTAGGGCCGTGGGCGAAGGCGAGCGCGCACCTCTCCTCCCCCAAAAATGCCACTTGGAGGAAACCCTGTAAAAGCCTGACACGTGACGTCGCCCACGATTTTGAGCCCGCGCCGACGCGGGGTATTACCCGACGGAGCATGCCGCGGATCAGACGTTGATTGAATGGGCGCGGAGCTGCGAAGGCGTTTACCGCCGGCCCACCTGCCGCCGGCAGGGCGAGCGATGGCTCGTCGCCAGGAAGTAGCTACTTGACGGGACCGAGAACGTCTTTCGCATATTTGA is from Bradyrhizobium sp. AZCC 2176 and encodes:
- a CDS encoding Ldh family oxidoreductase; translation: MKPTGRRIVDSDTLRAFAADLLQAGGFAPDHAAQTADLLVWANLRGADSHGVLRIPRYVEMVELGIVNPRAEPQFVTDLGVVAVLDADRAPGAVGMMLAAEKAIALASRSGIGWCSAKNITHAGAIGYYADKVAQAGMIGIVMTASKPLMIYFGSRAEGVSTNPIAIAAPTGSPGRPVLLDMSTAAVALGKIMAAKDAGKAIPPGWGVDENGADTTDPKAVKAVLPMAGPKGSGLSLMIEILSSVLVANPIISASLNGGADAGLNGLVMAIDPGAFGSREGFTRAVDQLCQAIKGLPPASEAEQVLLPGERGLAELEKRTREGIPVAAGTLSRLVALAAKQSVQVPGSLI
- a CDS encoding alpha/beta hydrolase; translation: MQEKLSFFSDGLKLSAVLHVPEGRKPGQRLPAFVVLHGFVGSKDESHAEIQARMLESMGYAALRFDFRCCGESEGERAQVRCFDQVADAKNALTFLAGREEIDPARIGVVGHSFGAAVAVYSAGIDERFACVISSCGWGDGERKFRGQHPTPEAWEKFTGLLEKGRKHKKETGESMWISRFDAVPIPKPLRKNLSPRAIMEIPVETAWSMYNFRADDVVANIAPRPVLFFHTANDSITPTEQSIRMFEKAGMPAELMLITGTSHFPLSEQDAPRTKAMIKGWLDKFFPSPLGAW
- a CDS encoding VOC family protein, giving the protein MSHLVHALGHIKINATDTDGVVRDATEILGLHVKHRDDQQVWLSSNGRAAELVLVKSDENSAHTIGLEALTADAVREAETRIEAAGCRILSRQPSLACIKAGVTFATPEGLRFEIHTPIRNGIYDRRHPTHGVGPSRMDHANLISPDPEATRRQLSAIGGMKLSERMVNDSLSWMYGGNRQHHILGIVKGEVGLHHYSFELFEFNDYLKLGDLLDRFDRQMLWGPGRHRPGDNTYAYYTDVSGAMIECSAQMALIADDDGFVPNVITNLARPDNVRCLNVWGTPAPLEWREYRFPFAKIA